Within the Nocardioides humi genome, the region CCCAGCAGCCAGGTGGCGCCGGCGAGGGCCTGGGCGGTGACCGGCTTCGCGGCGAGCGGGTGGGACGGGGCGGCGACCACCTCGACGTCGTAGGCCAGGAACGCACGGTGGACCACGCCGGGCACCGCGGTCGGCCACGGCGGGCCGATCGCGATGTCGATCGCCCGCGAGCGCAGCAGCCCCTCGAACTCGTCGGCGCGGTGCACGCTGAGCTCGACCTCGAGGTCGTCGGCGCGCTGGGTGAACGCCTCGATCAGCCCCGGCGCGGCGTACTCCGCGAACAGACTGGTCGAGCCCACCCGCAGCAGCCGCATGCCCTGCGACGCCCGGCTCACCTCCTGCACCGTGCGGTCCTGCAGGCCGAGCAGCTCCACCGCCCGGCTGGCCAGCCGCAGGCCGCCCGGCGTGAACGCCAGGCCGGACCCGGTGCGCACGAACAGGTCGTTGCCGAGCTCCTTGCGCAGCTGTGCGACGTGCATCGACACCGCGGACTCGGTCAGCCCGAGCGCGGCGGCCGCGGCTCGCACGGAGCCGTGACGGACCACCGCCGCGAAGGCGCGCAACTGTGCGATCGTCACCTTGCGAACACTAGTGGTCTCCCTGTCGACAGGAGGATGAACCCGTGACTCCGACACGGCTACGGGCCTATGCGGCGGTTGCCCGGCTCGGCTCGGTGAAGGCGGCGGCCGCGGAGCTCGGCGTCTCCGAGGCGGCGGTCTCCCTCCACGTCGGCCAGCTGCGCAAGGAGCTCGGGGACCAGCTGTTCGTGCGCACCGGCTCGGGCATCGCGTTCACCCCGGGCGGACTGCGGCTGGCCAGCCGCGCTGTCCAGCTGCTGGGCCTGCAGGACCGGACCGTGCAGGAGGTCCAGCAGGCCGGGGGAGCGCGGCGCCTGCTGCGGGTCGGGGTGTCGGGGCTCTTCGCGGAGTACGCCGCGCCGGGGCTGATCGAGGCGTTCACCCAGCGCGCCGACGACCTCGAGGTCGAGCTCCGGACCGACCGCGCCAGCCGGTTCGGCTCGCTGCTGGTGACCCGGACCATCGACGCCGCCGTCGGGCCGCGGGTCCAGCTCGCCGCGCCCGAGCTGTCCACCAGCCACTTCCTCAACTACGAGGTGGTCGCCGTGGCCGCGCCCGGCCACCCCGCCGCCTCCGGGCAGCCGGCGCTCGCGATGCTGCGCGAGCAGAGCTGGCTGCTCGGCCCGTCCGCCAGTGAGCGCGGCGGGATCGTCACCGAGATGCTGGCGCGGCTCGCCGTGCCTGAGCAGCGGCAGCGGATCTTCCAGAGTCACGCCGCCGCCCTGGAGGAGGCCAAGCGTGGTCGCGGGATCGCCCTGACCGTCGACTTCGCGGTGTCCGCCGACGCCGACGACTCGCTCGTCGTCGTCCCCGGCCCGCTGCTGCGCGGCCGCGGGGAGTGGAGCCTGGCGACCCTGGGCGGCGAGCGGGCCTCGACCGCCGCCGACGAGCTGCGGAGGTTCGTGGTGACGCCCCGCGCGACCCAGGCGATGCTCCGCCGCCGTGGTGCGGGCGTCGGCCGGTTCCGCCCTGCAGTGCACGTCACGCTCTGGTCGTGACCGCGGCACGATCAGTGTTCGCTTAGCCGCGATGGACGGGTGACCCGCGTCACTGCGACGTTGAGGTCATGCCCGCAATCGAGTCCGACGGACACAGCCGGGACAACCCGCGCATCTACGAGCTGATCGAGAACACGCCGCGTGAGGGCACCGGCGTCTCGCCGACGATCTGGGCGTTCTCCCAGTTCGTCGACTTCCTCAAGATCGCCGGCCAGCCGGTCCAGGGACCGTGGCCCCCGCACCAGCAGCCGCGGCCCGATCCGACCGAGGTGGAGGCGGGCCCGATCGCGGTACCGGACCCCCAGACGGAGTACCTCCCCGCAAGCGCCTGTCCATCGACGAGCCCGACGGCTCCCAGTAGGAGAACGCATGTATCCCGGACGCTTCCGCTACGTCTCCCCCCGGAGCATCGACGAGGCCATCGCGGTGCTGACCGAGGCCGAGGGCGAGGGCAAGGTGCTGGCCGGCGGCCAGAGCCTGATCCCGCTGCTCAAGCTGCGCTTCGCGAGCCCCGGCGTCCTCGTCGACATCAACAATCTGCCCGACCTGGACTACATCCGGCGCGAGGACGACGGCTCGTTCCGGATCGGCGCCCTCACCCGGCACGCGACGATGGAGCGCTCGGCCTCGATCGCCCGGCACCAGCCGACCGCCGCCGCGGCGGCGCCGCTCGTCGCGGACCCGATCGTGCGCAACCGGGGCACCCTCGTGGGCTCGGTCTGCCACGCTGACCCGCAGGGCGACTGGGCGGCGGTGATGATCGCGGCCGGCGGCTCGGTGGTCGCCCAGGGCCCGGAGGGACGACGCACGATCCCCGTGAGGGACTTCGTGACCGGACCCTTCCAGAACGTCCTCGCCTACGACGAGGTCGCGGTCGAGGCGGTCATCCCGGCGCCGAAGGGCACCGTCGTCGGAGGCTTCCTCAAGCTCGAGCGGCGGGTCGGGGACTTCGCCACCGCGGGCGCCGCGGTCACGCTCGAGCTCAGCGGCGGGAAGGTCAGCCGTGCGGGCATCGCGCTCACCGGCGTCGGCGCCGCGACCATCGATGCCGAGGACGCCGCCAACGCGCTGCTCAACCGTCCGCTCGGCGCCGAGACCATCGACCGGGCCGCGACCCTGGCGGCCGAGATCGCCAACCCCAAGTCCGACCATCGAGGCAGCGCCGACTACAAGCGCCATGTCGTCCACACCTTCGTCCGGCGGATCCTCGCCGGCCTCACCGAGCAGACCGAGAGGGCCGCCTGATGACCAGCCTGTTCGAGGAGATCGCCGAGCCGGCGCCCGACGACGTCCCGGTCAACCGGGTCAGCGTGACGGTGAACGGAAAGCGTCGTACCGCCGACATCGAGCCCCGGCTCCTGCTGGCCCACTTCCTGCGCCAGGGACTCAAGCTCACCGGCACCCACACCGGCTGCGACACCACCAACTGCGGCGCCTGCACGGTGCTGCTCGACGGCAAGGCCGTCAAGAGCTGCACCGTCCTCGCGGTCCAGGCCGACGGCCGGGATGTGACGACCGTCGAGGGCATGGCCACCGGGAGCGAGCTCGACCCCGTCCAGGAGGGCTTCAAGGACGAGCACGCCCTCCAGTGCGGGTTCTGCACGCCCGGGATGATGCTGTCCGCGCGAGCCCTCCTCAACGAGAACCCCGAGCCGACCGAGGACGAGATCCGGTTCGCCCTCTCCGGCAATCTGTGCCGCTGCACCGGCTACCAGAACATCGTCAAGGCCGTCCTCTGGGCGGCCGCGAAGGAGAACGGGCAGGACCCGCGCCAGGCGGTGGCCCGCTACGAGGCGGCCCAGCAGGGCCGGGCCCAGCAGAACGGAGCACACCAGTGACCCAGACCGCAGATCCCCAGCCGCGGGTACCGGCGCCGCTCGACGA harbors:
- a CDS encoding LysR family transcriptional regulator, with the protein product MTPTRLRAYAAVARLGSVKAAAAELGVSEAAVSLHVGQLRKELGDQLFVRTGSGIAFTPGGLRLASRAVQLLGLQDRTVQEVQQAGGARRLLRVGVSGLFAEYAAPGLIEAFTQRADDLEVELRTDRASRFGSLLVTRTIDAAVGPRVQLAAPELSTSHFLNYEVVAVAAPGHPAASGQPALAMLREQSWLLGPSASERGGIVTEMLARLAVPEQRQRIFQSHAAALEEAKRGRGIALTVDFAVSADADDSLVVVPGPLLRGRGEWSLATLGGERASTAADELRRFVVTPRATQAMLRRRGAGVGRFRPAVHVTLWS
- a CDS encoding LysR family transcriptional regulator; protein product: MTIAQLRAFAAVVRHGSVRAAAAALGLTESAVSMHVAQLRKELGNDLFVRTGSGLAFTPGGLRLASRAVELLGLQDRTVQEVSRASQGMRLLRVGSTSLFAEYAAPGLIEAFTQRADDLEVELSVHRADEFEGLLRSRAIDIAIGPPWPTAVPGVVHRAFLAYDVEVVAAPSHPLAAKPVTAQALAGATWLLGPSAIGGGGPIPALLRRLRVPEENQRIFQSEAAALEELTHTEAVAPAVVFAAAGDVAEGRLVRLSGQGTKERGIWVAAALEDDHGSTTAELMRFLHTPRATQAMLRGAGVPIKRFRPAVYVTLWN
- a CDS encoding FAD binding domain-containing protein produces the protein MYPGRFRYVSPRSIDEAIAVLTEAEGEGKVLAGGQSLIPLLKLRFASPGVLVDINNLPDLDYIRREDDGSFRIGALTRHATMERSASIARHQPTAAAAAPLVADPIVRNRGTLVGSVCHADPQGDWAAVMIAAGGSVVAQGPEGRRTIPVRDFVTGPFQNVLAYDEVAVEAVIPAPKGTVVGGFLKLERRVGDFATAGAAVTLELSGGKVSRAGIALTGVGAATIDAEDAANALLNRPLGAETIDRAATLAAEIANPKSDHRGSADYKRHVVHTFVRRILAGLTEQTERAA
- a CDS encoding (2Fe-2S)-binding protein, with the translated sequence MTSLFEEIAEPAPDDVPVNRVSVTVNGKRRTADIEPRLLLAHFLRQGLKLTGTHTGCDTTNCGACTVLLDGKAVKSCTVLAVQADGRDVTTVEGMATGSELDPVQEGFKDEHALQCGFCTPGMMLSARALLNENPEPTEDEIRFALSGNLCRCTGYQNIVKAVLWAAAKENGQDPRQAVARYEAAQQGRAQQNGAHQ